A portion of the Lolium rigidum isolate FL_2022 chromosome 1, APGP_CSIRO_Lrig_0.1, whole genome shotgun sequence genome contains these proteins:
- the LOC124683264 gene encoding acyl transferase 5-like — protein MAGIPTVIKSPPALIPPAGPTPGGKLPLSCIDKTVGGFVHLIQVFPPPASLSAAHGDPGAAAAVAAMRSGFARALVPYYPVAGRLAPSGLEVDCTGEGVWFVEAAASCELADVDGLECYPLPISAELLLPRPPPGEKLDNIILMAQATRFTCGGFVVGITFSHAVFDGQGASRFLTAVGELARGLPAPSVAPVWDRHAIPYPSRPPPPQLRIIREFKFVTQVADISAASIERVKDEFKQAAASTGEDCSTFDAVTAIVFKCRALALEAALPDDAEVRIGFAAGTRHLLRGVLPTVDGYYGNCVYLACVRRTNRAARESALAELVGTVREEKEAIAAGFADWMRGVRRYEPPLEYSTAILSDWSRLGFDEVDYGFGMPGYVFPHNDLVDYVATLVYVRPPAPKRGGIRVVLQCMEEPHAAMFAAELAKFA, from the coding sequence ATGGCCGGCATACCCACCGTTATCAAGTCGCCGCCGGCACTTATCCCGCCGGCCGGGCCAACCCCGGGCGGCAAACTCCCGCTCTCCTGCATCGACAAGACCGTCGGTGGTTTTGTGCACCTCATCCAGGTCTTTCCCCCGCCGGCGTCCCTCTCCGCAGCCCACGGTGACCCAGGCGCCGCCGCGGCCGTGGCCGCGATGCGGAGCGGGTTCGCGAGGGCGCTTGTGCCGTACTACCCGGTGGCCGGTCGTCTCGCCCCGTCCGGCCTAGAGGTGGACTGCACTGGCGAGGGTGTCTGGTTCGTGGAGGCGGCCGCGAGCTGCGAGCTCGCCGACGTGGACGGCCTTGAGTGCTACCCGCTGCCCATCTCGGCGGAGCTCCTCCTCCCGCGCCCTCCCCCAGGCGAGAAGCTGGACAACATCATCCTCATGGCCCAGGCGACGAGGTTCACCTGCGGTGGGTTCGTCGTTGGGATCACCTTCAGCCACGccgtgttcgacgggcagggcgcgTCGCGGTTCCTCACGGCGGTGGGGGAGCTGGCGCGGGGGCTCCCGGCGCCGTCGGTGGCTCCGGTGTGGGACCGCCACGCGATCCCTTACCcgtccaggccgccgccgccgcaactcAGGATCATCAGGGAGTTCAAGTTCGTGACCCAGGTAGCGGACATCTCGGCGGCGAGCATCGAGCGCGTCAAGGATGAGTTCAAGCAGGCTGCCGCATCGACTGGGGAGGACTGCTCCACCTTCGACGCGGTGACGGCCATCGTGTTTAAGTGCCGCGCACTGGCGCTTGAGGCGGCGCTCCCGGACGACGCCGAGGTCCGGATCGGCTTCGCCGCCGGCACGCGGCACCTCCTCCGCGGCGTGCTGCCGACGGTGGATGGGTACTACGGCAACTGCGTGTACCTGGCGTGCGTCCGTAGGACCAACAGGGCCGCCCGGGAGTCGGCGCTGGCGGAGCTGGTCGGCACAGTACGGGAGGAGAAGGAGGCCATCGCGGCGGGGTTCGCGGACTGGATGCGCGGCGTCCGTCGCTACGAGCCGCCGCTGGAGTACAGCACGGCGATCCTGTCGGACTGGAGCCGCCTCGGGTTCGATGAGGTGGACTACGGCTTCGGCATGCCAGGGTACGTATTCCCGCACAACGACCTGGTCGACTACGTCGCGACGCTCGTATACGTCAGGCCGCCGGCGCCCAAGCGCGGGGGGATCCGGGTGGTGCTCCAATGCATGGAGGAGCCGCACGCCGCCATGTTCgccgccgagctcgccaagtTCGCCTAG
- the LOC124683265 gene encoding acyl transferase 4-like — MPTIGRLSAALISPAGPTPSGTLPLSSIDKTLGGLVNLIQVFPPSSLSAAHDGQGAAAAVAAMRMGFARALVPYYPVAGRISPSGLTVDCTGKGVWFVEAAAGCTLADVDGLECCPLLMPGELLLPRPPPGEKLDGLILMAQATRFACGGFAVGISFSHAVFDGQGAAQFLTAVGELARGLPTPSVAPVWGRDANPPSPLPPQLTEFRFVTQVADISAESIQRVKDEVKQAAGEGCSTFDAVTAVVFKCRALALAAALPDDAEVRVGFAAGTRHLLRGVLPAVDGYYGNCVYLASVACTGRAVRESPLAVLVGAVREAKEAVAAGFADWMRGVGGYEVPLDYSTAILSDWSRLGFDEVDYGFGVPSYVFPHNDHVDFVPALNYVSPPAPRRGGGGIRVVLRCVEEPHAAVLAAELAKFA; from the coding sequence ATGCCCACCATTGGCAGGTTGTCGGCGGCGCTCATCTCGCCGGCGGGGCCCACCCCAAGCGGCACCCTCCCGCTCTCCTCCATCGACAAGACCCTCGGCGGCTTGGTGAACCTCATTCAGGTCTTTCccccgtcctcgctctccgccgccCACGATGgccagggcgccgccgccgccgtggccgcgatGCGCATGGGGTTCGCGAGGGCGCTCGTGCCATACTACCCGGTGGCAGGTCGCATCTCCCCGTCCGGCCTCACGGTGGACTGCACCGGCAAGGGCGTCTGGTTCGTGGAGGCCGCCGCTGGATGCACGCTCGCCGACGTCGACGGCCTCGAATGCTGCCCACTTCTCATGCCCGGAGAGCTCCTCCTCCCGCGCCCTCCTCCAGGGGAGAAGCTCGACGGCCTCATCCTCATGGCCCAGGCGACGAGGTTCGCCTGCGGTGGGTTCGCCGTGGGGATCAGCTTCAGCCACGCGGTGTTTGACGGGCAGGGCGCGGCGCAGTTCCTCACGGCCGTGGGGGAGCTAGCACGGGGGCTCCCGACGCCGTCGGTGGCTCCGGTGTGGGGCCGTGACGCGAACCCGCCGAGCCCGCTGCCGCCGCAGCTCACGGAGTTCAGGTTCGTGACCCAGGTGGCCGACATCTCGGCGGAGAGCATCCAGCGCGTCAAGGACGAGGTAAAGCAGGCTGCGGGGGAGGGTTGCTCCACCTTCGACGCGGTGACGGCCGTGGTGTTCAAGTGCCGCGCGCTGGCGCTGGCTGCGGCGCTCCCTGACGACGCCGAGGTCCGGGTAGGTTTCGCTGCCGGCACGCGGCACCTCCTCCGCGGCGTGCTGCCAGCGGTGGACGGGTACTACGGCAACTGCGTGTACCTCGCGTCCGTCGCGTGCACCGGCAGGGCCGTCCGGGAGTCGCCGCTGGCGGTGCTGGTCGGCGCGGTACGGGAAGCGAAGGAGGCCGTCGCCGCGGGGTTCGCGGACTGGATGCGCGGCGTCGGTGGCTACGAGGTGCCGCTGGACTACAGCACGGCGATCCTGTCGGACTGGAGCCGCCTCGGGTTCGACGAGGTGGACTACGGCTTCGGCGTGCCCAGTTACGTGTTCCCGCACAACGACCATGTTGACTTCGTGCCGGCGCTGAACTACGTCAGCCCGCCGGCGCccaggcgcggaggcggaggcatcCGGGTGGTGCTCCGCTGCGTCGAGGAACCGCACGCCGCCGTGTTAGCCGCCGAGCTCGCAAAATTCGCCTAA